In Panicum virgatum strain AP13 chromosome 5K, P.virgatum_v5, whole genome shotgun sequence, the genomic window CTCCCCTTCCTGTAGTCTTTCTTTTCACACAGaagctcctctctccctcttgcCCTCTAGTCTTTCTTTTCACACAGaagctcctctctccctcttgcCCTCTTCTCCACTAAACCATGGAGGAAGAACCCACCTCTCCTCACTAAATCCACCACATTCTCGCCGGAGTTCGATGGAGGACCAGCGGAgaacgacgccgacgagcttctcCACCACCTCGACCATCTCTTCCTCGCCGGAGACCTAGGAGAAGGCCATCTCCAAGCTTCTTTTtcatcttcaaaaaaaaaacaaggatgAACTCAAGCCGATCTACACCGACGGCGTTCTACTCCAACAAGTGGCCCTTTGCTTGTGCTCCACACGTCACCGGTGAGCTCCTCTCACTGTTCCCCTTTCTTCTTGTGCTCTCATTCAAGCTCTCTATCACATCCATGGTCTTTCAACACTTTTCACCATTGATGACTTAGACCTTCGTAGACTTCATGCATGTCAAATCTTCTAGCCAAAACAAGTTCCCCATGTCTTTAGGAACCCATAGAAACAAACCACACTCGAAATCGTTACCGGAGCCTCCGTCGGCGACCTCACCGGTGAGCCTCGGCCGacaagcggacggtccgcgagtCGTGACCTCCTAGACCGAGGCTCTGCACAAAACACGTCCCCAGAATTTtctacggcggacagtccgcgattcacccccggacggtccgccgtccACTTTCAAATTTTACACGGAACCGATGCGTTTCTGGAACTCATCCCGAGCTTGTACTGCGGAAGGTCCGCCCATCCGGaccggacagtccgcgggtacTGTAGCCGGAGCAAGTACAGTTTGCTGCCTTAAGTGTATAAGCATGCATCATCTTGCATAATTCGTATAAAATTGAATATAGCGCCGATTGAtgtgaaacaaattttgttgGTTTTGTCATGATGTTATCCACCTGTTAAAAATATGTTTGCTCCcaaaataattatattattttcTTGGTTTATTTAATGTTTGTTAATCATAttaattacataattaattctctgttagtccaaaaattatgaaactaattTTGCTAGCTTccttatgatgtgtactatccATTAGACATGCTGTTTGGCATGAATTGTTTGTAGATTGATACAGTTTAATCCATATTTGCTTAAACCTAATTAGCTATTAAATTGCACAATAAATACATATGTGCTTCTAAAATCATGGATCCAATTTTGCTTACTTTGTTGAACCTTTATCTACTGTCTAAAATTGATATCACATTTTAACTAGTTATATAATCATATAGTTCCTAATTTGTTAATTAAGAGCTTTGCTACCTAGTTGAATGCACGCATGGTTAATTATTTTCTGCTGCTCCTAAATTCATGGAATGAACCTTGTTAGTTAGCAAAGCTCATGATATGTTGTTGATAAATGCTAGCTTTAATTAAATGTTCTTAGAAGGATGTTAATTTATATATGCGTGTTCTAAAACTAGTTTACTTGTACAACACCTAGTGAATCAATTGTGCTCATGTGAGCTATCAACCTTCTTGTTAATTAGAGATAAATATGATATGCTTCTATGGTTAGGAACCTCCATGAAATAATTTATAATAATGATGCTTTTCTTAATTAAGTATAACATGATTTTCTAGCTTTTCTTTTACATAATGATGATTATATCTTAACTAAGATGTGATGTTGCTAGACATCCTTTAATTCTTGAGTTGTCTAAAATTGAGTATGCTAGTGTATCAACTTGAATGAGCATGCTCTAATCCTTTATGTTGATAACAATCACGAACTAACTCCTATGGTTGATGCTTGATGTTGAGATGAGTTACTTACTGTTAATTTATATGATGACTAGTAATATCATAACTAGTTTTATAGTATCGTCATGTTACAACTTGTCTTGTAAAGTGTGTGTGCAAATGTGTGAGCAATTATTTTGCATCTCCACCCTATGTAATGTTTGTGTGGCCTTATTTACCTCTTTGAATTACTTGCTTTATGACCTTGAATCATGTTAGCCTTTACATCTCATGAGTCATTGCATCTCATAAGCATATGCATTAGCATCTTTCTAATTCATGCATTTTCTACTTTCTTAGAGGATGACGTTCCGGAGTGTCGCGGTTGCGGAGTACCAAGGCATGCACCTATGTAtctcaaaccttacttttgaaTCTTAATTTGCTATTATAAAGTATTGCTTGTGCATGGACTTAACCCTATCTAGTCATGTGATTTGTGTAGAACCCACTCGGCATGTTTCCCTTATAGCTCTAGAACAACTTATACTAGGTAAAGTATGTATGCTTAGACTTCTCGAATTGATTTGCTTAGACATGCTTAGATTACGATAGAAGTTGAGAGATGACAAGGTCAccatcactcgcgagctatagggtgTTTGCTTAAATATACTTGAGTGGATGagaaagattaaaacatgagcaAGATATGAATGATGGATCGAGATTTGAGCAAGTGTGGTAGGGCTATGTTGGAAGTGGAATCCAAATGATTTAGACTTGCTTGAGTTGGTTAAGGACCGACGCGTCATCGCTTTGATACTTGAGTACTTTTCCGTACAAGCCACATGTTTTATAATGGGAtagtaagctcagtaccatacaCGCACCCTTCACTGAGCGGATTCGTGTACGTGACATTTAGCTGATTGACCGAGTCGGACACGGCAGACTAGGTTCGTCCGCGTAACCAAGATATATTGACCTACGAGTCATCACTGCTGACTGCGCGCGGACGTCGGCAGGCAGCCACTAAAGCTGTTGTGCTCGTCGTACAGCTGCTTTGCTTTGACCACGGTAACAAAAAGCTCGATTCCATTTCCATCTGAGGTTTCCTTTTCATGGTGCATTGCGGGCTTGCGGCTATTCCCTTTTCCCCCTTTGGttttttttaaacgaaccgGCAAGAGAGCTGTTCGAAATATTAAAAAGAAGGGTGTTCAACGGGCAAGAACAAAAGAGTCAGCACTGTACAGAGCTCGACCACAGGTCCCGTTGCAACAGCACCACCCCCGCCTCTgcgtgccgtcgtcgtcgtccaccatctatctatctatctatctatctctcAGCCCTACTGTTTGTTCATCTCGCTCGCAGTCAGGTCGCAGTTGGACATGATGGAGCGCATGCACTCTCAAGTCTGCCCGGGGCGGTGAGATCAAGGAAAGATGCACACTAGTCAGCATAGTGTtcacaagtgtttgcttgcgtGCAGGCAATGCATTGCACGCTAGTCATCCGCATAGTACAGTATACATGTAATTCACCCTGGACTCTTGCTCACAGGAATCGTCCACAATGCACGGTGGTCTGCGTATCCCAACACTTAACTGCTTCGTTCCTTCCAAGGCGTCGTTGCTGACGAGACGACACGTACTGCTGATCCCCAACCTCCGCTACCGCtagtgctcgccgccggcgctccagGCTCCAGCCCCACCGGAACAGCTAGCAATGTCACATCATTACCGCTGCAGCCTGCCTGCTAACTACAACTCCTGTACatgtcgccgccgctgcagcaggGCGTGCGAGTGCAGCCTGCCCAGCGTCTCGCCGAACCTGCTCAGGTCCAGGCTCACGTTCTGCCCGCCCAGGTACACGCGCGCCACCAGGCCCCAGCCGCCCTTGTCCCGCTTCGCCCGCTCCGGGTCCGCCACCACCACGTCGCCCGCCGCGTACCTGCGCGCCAGCGAGCTCTCCTCCGCGCCCACATCGTACTGCTCGTACGCCACccccatcctcgccgccggcccgccgaaGCAGTCCCGCGCGATCGCGGACACGCCCAGCGGCGCGATCTGGGCCAGCGACGCGCGCCCGGGGCGCAGGAACAGGAACTTGGTCAGGTCCGCACCGTGCACGCCCACCAGCGTGTCGCACGCGCTCACCGACGCGTACCACGCCGACAGCGGCAGCCCGGTGGCCGTCTCCAACACGTCCACGTCGAACCCGATCGACGACGccagccgcgccaccgccgcctggtTCTCGATCACGCGCGTCCCCTTGCGCGACACGATCCCGAGCCTTGGTCGTCGtcgtctgctgctgctggtgctccgGCGCCCATGCTGCTTCGTCTCGTAGGCGTCGGCCAGGAGCTGGTGGAAGTCGACGATGGTCTTGTTGTCCCGGAGCCTGGCGGGGTCGACGACGAGCACGCCGTGGAAGCGGGTGCCCACGATGGCGCCGGGGAAGCAATGCGTCCGCTTGTCGTGGGCCAGGTCCACCACGCGGTGCTCCGACAGCCCGGAGATGATCTCGCCGAACGTGCCAGCCCACCACGGGTTGTACGACAGCACGCCCAGCACGACGCGCCGCCGGAGGTGCTGCGCCGTCAGCCACGACGGCAGGAACCCGTCGTTGAACGCGTGGAACAGGTTGCCGGTGTAGCCCCCCGCGGACATGACGAGGAGCGGCGCGTCGTGACGGACGTCGCAccggtgctccgccgccgcatcctcctccggccgcgccACCCGGAGCCGCACCTCCGGGACCTTGGCCATGATCAGGCGCTCCCACTTGCGCGGGTAGGGCCGCACCCTCTCCTCCGTCGACGACGAGCCGTTCGGCGGCGCCTGGTGCTGCTGGTGGTCGCGCGGCGGGAACAGCAGCAGCGACAGGGACGCGGCGTCCGTGCGCACGTCGCCGGCCATGAAGCAGACGTCGGTGTGGACGCTCGAGCGGTCGCAGCAGATGGTGTGGTCGCGCATGGACGAGCACGGGGAGTCCACCTGGTTGTCAAGCACCACACGGCCACCGTCGTCTCCCGCAGTGCCGCCGACGGGCTGCTGCGGCACCGGCGATccgctcgacgacgacgacagcgtcCCCTTGGATGACGAATTCGGCGTGAAGAAGCCGACGACGTCGATGCCGCCGCGCGGAGCGAGGACGAAGACGCGCGGCGCGTAGAGGAGCACGCAGAGGACGACGGAGAGCACGAAGAAGAACTGGACGAAACCCCACCTGGGCTTATTcttggcggccgcggcgtcttCCGCGGCGCCGAGGCCCTTGGGCACGGCCAGTTTCGAGGCCGCCATGGGCATGGCACTCGGCATCGTTAACGAGCAAGCCTTGTGCTGCTGGCCGGCGTCTCTGTCGCGCGCGTGGGGGTTTTATGGACCTGCGGCGAGACGAGTCGcaccgggcggcgcggcgcagtcGTCGACGATTTCCTGCGCCGCTAGTATCAGTTTTCCGCTTGTGCTGGCAGACGTACGTATCATTTTGGAACCTGCAGAGCCATcatcttcttccaagaagattTGTTTGACACGTAGGGATCGAAGATACCTAGATTGATTGACGTCTACCaagttcagaaaaaaaatatgcGCCTAGCATATGCGGCATGTTGAAAAATACTGCTAATATTGTTCTAGCAGTATTAATTAATTGTTGTGGATGGATAGAATTGCGTCATTGTCTTCCACCGGCGTACGCCAAATAATTGTGTGAGATTGGTCAACAATATAATAGAATTTTTTATAGAATAGATACGATGCTTGTAAGTCACTGATTTAGTGCTGCTTATAAACATTTTCCATACAGCGTAATCCTCATGAAAGTAGATTttacagatttttttttattggtTTATGTTTCTTAagatgaaatttatttatagaTTTTTTACTACCTCatgaaagtattttttttaagaaaaacagAAGTAGTGCATGGGATTCTCCAAAAACGACAAGTAGTAATTTGATGAACTATGTATAGTAAGCCGCTATTAAATGTTTGCTAAACGTACTAGGTGTGGTGGTGACAGATAAGAAAAAGTGGTAGTAGCAGTTTGTGGCATATTCGTACTCAAATGACATGCAGGAAGTGGAAGGTGAAAGCATGCTGTACCTGAGAGCAGTGCCAAAGAATACAAGAGACAAATGATCGACTGCACAATAATAATAGTGCGAAGTGGAGCTAGAAATGCCGCGCGGTTGGTGCTTTGTCCCTCTCTGACTCTCTGGAGCTCATCTCTCCATGTTACCGGCCGGCTCCTTTCATCCCTTGGATCATCTTCAATGGCACTGTCTCCACTGACAACTGCAATGTCTGCAGATGCATCCTGCACGGTCAGGATTCATATATAGTACACAATAAAAGCATGCATCCTTGTGTACAATTAATAATCCATATATGTTAATAAACTTTGGCAAGATTGTTGGTTATGAAATTGAACCGGTACGGTTTGGTAGCATTTTGCCAAAGCAGACGCTAGGCTGTCTTTCAATGCTATTCCTTAATTCGTTGAGGACTTCCAAGTTCTAACTGGCTTGGTAAAACACTGTATCTGAATTGAGTTAGCTAGGCCAACAACTTGGCAGCTCATATCACCGCACCGCATCATTCTGCTTCTTCCCGGCCGTCCACCGCATGAATGAATGCGACTACTGAAAAAACTAGGTCTCAGATGCTGGCATGCATCATCGATTGAAATggaggcggccggccggcttgcGGATCGATCTACGGTAACGTTGCCGCCGAACGCTGCCTCGATCGGTCCAAAGGTTGACACATGGCCGGTCACGCACGTCATGCCCGGCTCTGAAAACCAGCCGCGCCCGCTCGCAGCTTCTTCATCCCAGTTCCAGGCAATGCAAGCTCCGTGCATCCCTCCTTGCTTAGCCGCGGCTGCGTTGCGTTTGACGCTAGCTAGGCTTATCTATCCGGTGGTTGGGTTGCACGCTCTTGGATGACTATTGGATTTGACCCGTCGCTTCGCAGCCGGTGGTTGGATTAATTATATATACTTGGTCTGGAAGGAGTACTTGGTTTATTTGACTAGCGCTGATTGACAGGTGTTTTGCAAGTTACTAGCTATTAGCAGCTCAGGTGATACTACACACTAACCGACATTGTTTGCTAACCAGGCAGCGGCCAACTGAAGCATTGCAATACCTTTCTATATATACTGGATCTAATTTGAAGCTGGAACGGATCAAAGCCGCATGCATATTTGTCTAGTGCAGTGTGGTTCACTAGTAAGCTCTAaggctggacgaaaaactcgtaaCTCGCTAGCTCGCTCGACTCACTCGTTAGTAgctcggctcgagctcgactcgttttataatgagccagctcattttataacaagccagctcgctttataatgagccagctcgagctggctcgcgagccatAACGAGCCAAGATAAATAACAAATATTGTATGAATTAGTGGAAACTATCAACGAATAATGATTGATCATGTTCATGAATGATAACATACTTATATTTTTCATTGTAAAATTcacattattttatttatttcgctTTAAATATGCATGTAATGTGTTTTTTTACAGATTTACGGTTATCATCtctatgtaaatatttttatactctggctcgcgagccaaacgagctagctcgagccactaacgagccgagccgagctagctTTCTGGCTTGTTTGTATAACGAgctataacgagccgagccataacgagccgagctataacgagccgagccactaacgagccgagctggctTGATATCCATCCCTAGTAAGCTCATCATCGATCACGttttgttcggctggctgtggttgatgactggtgctgatttgctgtgagagaaaaatagtACTGACTAgctagtggctggtgctgatttaataCGAGAGAAAAGCCTGGTTACCATCAGGCGGCCAGCTAACAAGAAAATGATGCCACTCCTCGGGAACAATGGCTAGCAGTGCCTGTATGAACGAGCGATGTCGATCTCGCAGGCAACTGCTGTCTAGTATGCTCAGGTCACGCGACTGCTGCACACACTTTTAGCTTGCGGCCGGCAGCGATCCACATCCAAGGTCTGACGAGCATCGGCGTGCAGTGCATCACCAGACGCCCGGCAATCAGAGGGTACAGATTAAATTATTGCAAATATAAAGGCCATCGACCATAAAGCACGTCCATCAGTCTATGATTTGGGTGACGCGCGCGGTGCCGTGTTAATCCCTCTACTGCATAAAACAAGTTCATGCTGCATTTGCTCTGCTGGAGACGTTGCACCAGCCACAAATTAATTAAAGGGCCGAGGCGTTGCACTGAAGAACTTGGCACGACGTATTATACGGGTCCATCGTCTAATAATTCTGACGCGATCAGCGCTCAAATTTGGCAAGGAGACAGCAGTTAGCCAGCTATTAGCTCGTGGAAGATGACAAATCAGAGACCTGCAGAGCGGAAACCGACGCTGCAAAGTCCGTGTGTCTCTCTCAACAGTGCAAGTATCAGGCTCAGAGTGAAAGAGAAGCAATGCAAAAGTTGCTGTCGTCTACTACTTTGAGCTACTAGGTCGCAGTAGCCAGTAGCTAGCCACACATGAAAGGTACTGTCTCTCCTTCACGCGGCTCGTCTTTAATTTGTTCTTGCTCGCTGCAATGCAAGATGGACAAATAAATTTCTGTTCCAGAAAATGAATAATGGAGACATTAATCAATGCAAGCAGCTAGCGGTGGTTAAGATAGAGGCATGTGCTTGTACGCAACCTGATGAGACTAATTGATCCGATGCTTGCCAAACTGATGGCGCATCTTGTTTTGGGAGAATTGAAGAAAACGTGTCGAGGCTAGCTAAAGAGACTATGTAATTGTTCACACAAGCCATCAGAACGTTGCGCGCTCCACCCTCTAGATTACTAGCTAATCCGCTGGAGACGCTGCACCAGCCACAAACTAAAAGGGACCAGCCCATGCATTGCGCTAAACGTAAGAACCTCTGCACGATTACTACACAACAAAATTTGACTCGCCGGTCAATCTAATGCAGATTGACGCGATTAGCCCGCCGCAGTAGTGCAGTACTACCTAGCTCAGAGACCTGCAGCAGAGCGGAAACCGACGCTGCAATGCAAGCAAAGTCCGTGTGTCTCTCTCAACAGTGCAGTATCGATCAGGCACAAAGTCAAAGAGAAGCAATGCAAAAGTTGCTGTCGTCTACTACTTTGAGCTAGGTCGTAGTAGCCAGTAGCTACATATGAAAGGTACGGTCTCTCCTTCACAGCTCGGCGTTAATTTGTTCATGCTCGCTGCAACGCAAGATGGGCAAATAAATTTCTGTTCTAGAAAAtgagtaagagcatctccagcagactACCAATAATACATCTCTAAAAAGTATATAATGGAGACATTAATTGTACGCTGCTTAAGATGGAGAGACTCTTACGCAACCTGATGAGGCATGTACTTGTACGCAACCTGATGAGACTTTCTGTAATTGTTCATACAAGCCATCAGATCGAACGTTGCGCGCTGGCGCTCCAGAAATTCTATTTATCACATATGCGAGACGGCGCCGATACGGCGCAGAAGAGCTCGCGCCGcactcttgttcttcctcttgACCTCGCGATGGTGATGGCCGCCGGATAAGGGGAGTGTCGGTACACTCAAACAGGGGTACCCTCTCCTACAAGACAAGGACGAAGGCGCTCAGGAGCGGCGACCACGGACCACGGGTCCGGACACCCGCGGACAGGTCCAGGGGCAAAGCTAGGATTGAAACATAGAGAGGGCCAATTTACTAATGCCGACAATCAGGAGGGGCCACACCTTATTAATGAGCAATATTAGCAATGAGATTAAGAGATTTTATGTGTAGTTACACCAACGTTAGGGGGGTcatggcccctgcccgcccccttGTCTCCGCCCCTGGACAGGTCCCGAACCTCCGTGAGCCGGACCTGGGCCTCTACAAGTGGAAGCCGGACCTCCAACAGGCCTGAGCCTTCGGAGCTAGCCGAGGGGCCCGGACCCTACACCCTATTCgggtaggggtccggagccctCACAAGCtcctgtgggcgcggccgccgaccccagggtctagcaccgccacgtgtcccacagggccgacctccggacctccgctccccgctcgggcaggggtccggagctgccacgtccCCCTGTGGGCGTGGCTGCCGACCCCTgggtccggtgccgccacgtgtcccacaggcgcgAGTCTTCTGCCTGAAGCTGCCGCATTAAATACTGGTGGTTGAGGCATGCGCTGCCAGATTAGGGCATCGGATGCCCTCTGACGGGTTGAACAGGCGtgacatgacaacacggtaagcccgcctgtttccaaggcggctcgtctgttaccgaggcacgcagcagtgtctcagcgccgcgcgcgtgggcgacgagTTATGATGGCCGGCTACTAACTGGGGCAACAGTACACGCTGCTAcagcggactgagtcagtagttcggcgcttcatcatgaccccGACGCgcagctgcagaggctagactctactccgacaggacagctcaagaccatccctggtcagaagctacgcacgaaggccgacgacaagatctccggatttggggcattgaaggccaaaaagtagtttataatacatcgccgagtccacatgtcggggccccgctctgtgtacgtgctccccttaggcatataaaagggagggcaCGTACGATAGATAGAGGACAAGGTAAAAAGCTCACGAAGCTCACGGAGCTCACATATCCTCCCTCTCGGGCTCAGAGAGCACACTCTAAGCTCTGgcaatacaactcacagtggatgtagggtattacgctccggcggcctgaaccactcTAAAGCCTTGTGTACTTCTCGCATTCATTCACCTCTAGATCGAGCACTCCTTGACTGCCTCCAAGCtcatcctacacttaggattaggcgggtgcaatccgccacccggctgtggttttccaCACCACGACAGGGAGTATGGTTGCTGGGTCCTGGGGAGGGGGAGCGGTTGCCGCCAGCCTGGGTAGGTGATGGAGGAGGCGACGACAGTTAGGGTTTGAGATTACCAGGGTGCGAGGAGCTTCAAGGCCTCCTGCTATAGAAGATCTTTTATCCTCGCtcctttctcctttctccttcctGCTGAACGGCCAGCCAGACTATCCACGATAGAAAAAAGATTTAGTCCGTCTGATCTACATCTTACGGTGGCTATTGTCCCTGTTAGTTCACCTACTgatgtaaagaaaaaaaaatctcgaaACCTCCAGCAGTCCTGATGCTCCACCCGTCGAAGGAAaggcggcggccgccatggcgATGCCGGCGGCGACGGACGGGCAGCTCCTGCGGCTCGACAGCTAGGAGGCTCGTGGCCGCGACGGCCCTCGCCTTCAACCATAACCGGCCCAGCACACCAGGAGGCGACCGCACCTGTAGCCGACACACCTCTCTCTTGTTTTCCCACAGATCCGGCCagcgctggcagcggcggcggtgcttcgCAGGCCCGCGCACGCcggtagcggcggcggagcaccggCTCGCGCACGTAGCTGGGGCTGCAGTGCGCCGGCCCTCGCGCACCTTAGATGGCCGCGACTCCCCATCTCCTCTCCTACCGTTGCGCCGGCCTCCATCGCCGACTTCCACGTGACTGACTTCACCCTTGCCCCACcctcgccccggccgccgccgccgccgcgtggtcCACCTCCCTGCACCTCTCCTCCGGCAATCCGCTCAAGTCAGATCTCCGTTGCTGGCGAccttcctccccccccccccccccccccctgcacACGCTCCCCTCATTGCTAACCGCTATGCTCCTCAATTAGGAGGTCAAACTGATCAATGGATTATttgctcctcctctctccctgctAGGGTGAGTTGATTGCGCATATTTAGTGTTTTCCTTCTTGCTAGGTGCTAATTCCTTTTCCGTTGCCGCTCCAATTCAATGCTGCGGCATGGTTATTAGCCTTTTACGGAAGGAATCTTAAGGCTGCACTACTATATAGGTAATCCCTGGACATTTCTTTCATATTCCCTTTGTCTAACTTCACAGATAGTTCACCTGTGTACTACTATGTAATTGCTGTcgaatttcaaaattttggtATTTGAAATGCAGGATTTAGTTGTTAATTTGCTCCCTTTCAGTTTCTTTTGACTACCTTGCAGATCTTGACCTACCTTTGCATTAGCAGCTATTATTATCGAAAAATTATGTCAAGAGAGATGGCATCTCAGTAACACTGCATATTTACTTCCTCCTGAAATAGGTTCTTGCTATTCATGTGTTGCCCGTGTTAAGCAAGGTTCACATTTAATGCTATTTTGAGATGATCTGATAGTTCTGCATGTTTAGAATTGATTGGTACTCAAAATATTCGTGACATCTGAATATCTGAATATTTATCTTATAGCCAAAAGTCTGAACATTAAACATGCTGCCTCACGTATGCACCTCCAATAGGGTTGGACTGTGGGTACCATGTCCTTTGATGTTGGAGATAAATTGATTATGATGAAAGAGAACATAGGCATCTAAGCAAGCAGGTTTCCTACCTGCGCCATTGGATTCTTATTACTGATACACTGTTGTTGAATATTCCAAGCTCCTAAAGAATTGAAATGAAACTTTAAAATGAAAAAATGTATTTATATGTCCAAAAACAATCTGTTGCTATGTCCATCTTATATCCATTATGTAATATACTCACATATGCATGACATGTTCCCACTTTATCTTAATGGATCTTTTTCCTGTATCTTATGCTCAACTTAAGCTAAAAGGATTCACAACCTCAATCAAAGTCTGGTTAACCTTCCATTACCAATGCAAGTGGGATTGAGTGGAGAGTTACTTTGTAGGGTCATTTTTCTATACAAATTTTGTTCTAGGCAAAATGATTGACCTTTTTAAGTCAGGGTACATGATATGGACCTTGACTGGTGAGGTTCCACCTGAAATATCACTGAATGAAGACCACTTTTTAGCAATCCTATTGAAATTTAAATATCTGATTGTTCCTGTTGATGAAATTGTATTTTCAGTTTAACTCCAAGCAATTGCTCTGAATGTTGACCAATTTGTGAAAATTGCATAACAGGAAAAATGTTCTTTTGACAAATGCATCTACA contains:
- the LOC120709290 gene encoding xylan glycosyltransferase MUCI21-like → MPSAMPMAASKLAVPKGLGAAEDAAAAKNKPRWGFVQFFFVLSVVLCVLLYAPRVFVLAPRGGIDVVGFFTPNSSSKGTLSSSSSGSPVPQQPVGGTAGDDGGRVVLDNQVDSPCSSMRDHTICCDRSSVHTDVCFMAGDVRTDAASLSLLLFPPRDHQQHQAPPNGSSSTEERVRPYPRKWERLIMAKVPEVRLRVARPEEDAAAEHRCDVRHDAPLLVMSAGGYTGNLFHAFNDGFLPSWLTAQHLRRRVVLGVLSYNPWWAGTFGEIISGLSEHRVVDLAHDKRTHCFPGAIVGTRFHGVLVVDPARLRDNKTIVDFHQLLADAYETKQHGRRSTSSSRRRRPRLGIVSRKGTRVIENQAAVARLASSIGFDVDVLETATGLPLSAWYASVSACDTLVGVHGADLTKFLFLRPGRASLAQIAPLGVSAIARDCFGGPAARMGVAYEQYDVGAEESSLARRYAAGDVVVADPERAKRDKGGWGLVARVYLGGQNVSLDLSRFGETLGRLHSHALLQRRRHVQEL